A genome region from Clostridia bacterium includes the following:
- a CDS encoding HAMP domain-containing histidine kinase has product MNFSIKRKLFLSISGLILLFVLLSWLLNSFFLDKYYIYTKKNTLMDCYNQINNTYSGDPEAIYLDLEKFESNKGLRIIILDKEFKIKYFFNERFIDSKLRRNGPRVPNLNMEVRDMLKNSKISQVLQGKILIEIGKDSRLNTNFITLFSKLNNGDFLVLNTSVTAMQESADIANKFFLLTGIITIFSGCIIIYFLTGRFTGPILELNNITKGMAELDFSKRYNVNSTDEIGQLGSSINSLSEQLEKSILELKQANKKLMEDIEKERKIDEMRKEFISNVSHELKTPIALIQGYAEGLKVNVNEDEENKNFYCETIMNETQKMNKLVKELLELSKLESGIAGLEKVDFEVLELVNSVLKKSSIVLKEKDVEVKIDCEENTGVNADYDKTEQVLTNYLCNALDHINEKKEIRIAIRKVNGKVRISVFNSGSHIDKDEIEKIWISFYKVDKARTRSFGGTGLGLSIVKAIQEASQNQYGVENVGGGVEFWFEMDQAKMM; this is encoded by the coding sequence ATGAATTTTTCTATTAAAAGAAAGCTGTTCTTATCTATAAGTGGGCTTATACTTCTTTTTGTGCTCCTGTCCTGGCTGCTTAATAGTTTTTTTCTTGACAAGTATTATATTTACACAAAAAAAAATACTCTTATGGATTGCTATAACCAAATAAATAATACATATAGCGGCGATCCAGAAGCAATCTATCTGGACCTTGAAAAATTCGAGAGCAATAAGGGATTGCGTATTATCATACTTGACAAGGAATTTAAGATAAAATACTTCTTTAATGAGAGATTCATAGATTCCAAATTAAGAAGAAATGGTCCGAGAGTGCCTAATCTGAACATGGAAGTACGTGATATGCTAAAGAATTCAAAAATCAGCCAGGTGTTGCAGGGTAAAATACTTATAGAAATTGGCAAAGATTCAAGATTGAACACTAATTTCATAACACTCTTTTCAAAACTGAACAATGGGGATTTCCTGGTGCTAAACACATCTGTGACTGCCATGCAGGAGAGTGCAGATATTGCCAATAAGTTCTTTCTGCTCACAGGTATTATTACTATATTTTCCGGTTGTATAATAATTTATTTTCTAACAGGAAGGTTTACTGGCCCCATACTTGAGTTGAACAATATTACCAAAGGAATGGCTGAACTTGATTTTAGCAAAAGATATAATGTAAACAGTACGGATGAAATAGGCCAGCTGGGCTCAAGTATCAATTCTCTGTCGGAGCAGCTGGAAAAATCCATACTTGAACTTAAACAGGCTAATAAAAAGCTTATGGAAGATATAGAGAAAGAAAGAAAAATCGATGAAATGAGGAAAGAATTTATTTCAAATGTTTCACATGAACTTAAAACGCCTATTGCACTCATACAAGGATATGCAGAAGGATTAAAGGTAAATGTGAATGAAGATGAAGAGAATAAGAACTTTTATTGTGAAACAATAATGAATGAAACACAAAAAATGAATAAGCTGGTAAAGGAGCTTCTTGAGTTGTCTAAGCTTGAATCAGGAATTGCGGGGCTTGAAAAAGTCGATTTTGAAGTACTGGAACTGGTTAATAGCGTATTGAAAAAGAGTTCGATAGTCTTAAAAGAAAAAGATGTTGAGGTAAAGATAGACTGTGAAGAAAATACCGGAGTAAATGCGGATTATGATAAAACTGAACAGGTTCTTACAAATTATTTGTGCAATGCATTAGACCACATAAATGAAAAAAAAGAAATAAGGATTGCAATCAGGAAGGTTAACGGAAAGGTAAGAATTTCGGTGTTTAATTCAGGCTCGCATATTGACAAGGATGAGATAGAAAAAATATGGATAAGCTTTTATAAGGTTGATAAGGCACGCACCAGGAGTTTTGGAGGGACAGGATTGGGATTGTCAATTGTAAAGGCAATCCAGGAAGCATCTCAAAACCAATATGGTGTGGAAAACGTGGGTGGAGGAGTAGAGTTCTGGTTTGAAATGGATCAGGCAAAAATGATGTGA
- a CDS encoding response regulator transcription factor produces the protein MEKGRILIADDEPAMRKLVSDFLKKEGYIVFEAEDGRKALNIFHNEQNIDLLILDVMMPVMDGWTACREIRAVSKVPVIMLTARGEEADELFGFEIGVDEYVTKPFSPLILMARVQAVLRRAGKEKKPIKDYEGLRIDEIGHTVYVDGGIIELSPKEFELLAYLAENEGIALSREKILNVIWNFDYYGDVRTVDTHIKNLRLKLGFRGEYIQTIRGLGYKFEVKV, from the coding sequence TTGGAAAAAGGCAGGATATTGATTGCGGATGATGAGCCGGCTATGAGAAAGCTGGTGTCAGATTTCTTAAAAAAAGAAGGATATATTGTATTTGAAGCGGAAGATGGAAGAAAAGCTCTAAATATATTTCATAATGAACAAAACATAGATTTGCTGATTTTGGATGTAATGATGCCGGTTATGGATGGGTGGACTGCCTGCAGGGAAATAAGAGCAGTTTCCAAAGTGCCTGTAATAATGCTTACAGCCAGAGGTGAAGAGGCTGACGAACTGTTTGGGTTTGAAATAGGTGTTGACGAATATGTCACAAAACCATTCAGCCCATTGATACTGATGGCAAGAGTTCAAGCCGTGTTGAGAAGAGCAGGAAAAGAGAAAAAACCCATAAAGGACTATGAAGGATTAAGAATAGATGAAATAGGCCATACGGTTTATGTAGACGGCGGAATTATAGAATTAAGCCCTAAGGAATTTGAGCTGCTTGCATATTTAGCTGAAAATGAAGGTATTGCATTATCAAGAGAAAAGATATTGAATGTAATATGGAATTTTGATTACTATGGCGATGTGCGTACAGTGGATACTCATATAAAGAATTTAAGACTTAAACTGGGTTTCAGGGGAGAATATATCCAAACTATCAGGGGACTTGGATATAAATTTGAAGTGAAAGTCTGA